The proteins below come from a single Rhizobium tropici CIAT 899 genomic window:
- a CDS encoding response regulator — MPFLGVSGMQYSGASLAGSRILLVEDSNLFTSMVRAKLKGLLDIDVEICRNFEELQLAYDKSSEPIKLAISNMNLPGAEKGEALAYLLDLSIPTIAFTGTFLEGTRDELIAKDVVDYILKDNIFAVDMLAESICRFLTNHRHHVLIVDDSATARALLSSRLKRYNFRVSVAENGAKALEILKASSDIGLMVTDYNMPDMDGFELTRRIRATTGSHELRIIGVSSSSNRLLSARFLKAGGNDFILRPFIDEEFYCRVNQNLDTLLQIQSAQPPAREVQAR; from the coding sequence ATGCCATTTCTGGGTGTTTCGGGGATGCAATATTCCGGCGCGTCTCTTGCCGGCTCGCGCATTCTTCTCGTCGAGGATTCCAATCTCTTTACATCGATGGTCAGGGCGAAGCTGAAGGGGCTTCTGGACATCGACGTCGAGATTTGCCGCAATTTCGAAGAACTGCAGCTTGCCTACGACAAGTCGTCGGAGCCGATTAAGCTGGCGATCTCGAACATGAACCTGCCGGGCGCCGAGAAGGGAGAGGCCTTGGCTTATCTTCTCGATCTCAGTATTCCAACGATCGCCTTCACGGGCACTTTTCTCGAAGGCACGCGCGACGAGCTGATCGCCAAGGATGTGGTGGATTACATTCTCAAGGACAATATCTTTGCGGTGGATATGCTGGCGGAATCGATCTGCCGCTTTCTGACGAACCATCGTCACCACGTTCTCATCGTCGACGACAGTGCAACGGCCCGCGCTTTGCTGTCCAGCCGGCTGAAACGCTACAATTTCCGCGTCAGCGTTGCGGAGAATGGTGCAAAAGCGCTCGAAATCCTGAAGGCCAGCTCGGATATCGGCCTTATGGTCACGGACTACAATATGCCCGACATGGACGGATTCGAGCTGACGCGGCGCATCCGCGCGACCACCGGCTCCCATGAGCTGCGCATTATCGGTGTCTCGTCATCCAGCAACCGGCTGCTTTCTGCCCGTTTCCTCAAAGCGGGCGGCAATGATTTCATCTTGCGGCCATTCATCGACGAGGAATTCTACTGCCGCGTGAATCAGAATCTCGACACGCTGTTGCAGATTCAGTCGGCTCAGCCGCCCGCTAGGGAGGTGCAGGCCCGATAA
- a CDS encoding FAD/NAD(P)-binding protein — protein sequence MTVQGFFSARTNAASSAYVMPRIAVIGRGFSGMMMAIALLKTVRFPFHLQLFDPNSSVSGGQALASGHSSEILNSRVRDLSVSAGDPDDFNQWLSSNAPFRSAVPAAIPGFLQIFVPKSIFSDYVYQRFSEAFSSRRDVAVQVRSETVFGLRRVRGGRFVVESDGAGNAPFDMVVLATGYGIADREAQASDLVTIPTTVRARRLVSRPHTILLGSGLRVVDRLLQMRENGYTGQITIVSRRGFLPQSHTRNNADPVFPVDEMPDKLSEIVRFIRRACEEAEANGQSWQSVMNGLRKHARSLWRSLPAGQKQQFNRHLRALYDSHRNRLPEALHIRLNQEMAEGNTLLRRGHFIRRTPTGLVLRPAGRQETEQLYADDVIDCRCQAPDLNAPLLRSLIDAGLAVPDELGLGLAVDAAGALEVNGRSTEGLFAIGPLGLGSLPDIDLVPEIVTQAYAAAESVAERFHPQCKAV from the coding sequence ATGACGGTTCAGGGATTCTTTTCCGCCAGGACGAATGCGGCGTCGTCGGCCTATGTGATGCCGCGGATTGCCGTGATCGGACGTGGTTTTTCCGGCATGATGATGGCAATCGCCCTGTTGAAGACAGTGCGCTTTCCCTTCCATCTGCAGCTCTTCGATCCCAATTCCAGCGTCAGCGGTGGTCAGGCGCTCGCCTCGGGACATAGCAGCGAAATCCTCAACAGCCGCGTGCGCGATCTTTCGGTCTCTGCTGGCGATCCCGACGATTTCAATCAATGGCTCTCCAGCAATGCGCCTTTCCGCAGCGCCGTCCCCGCCGCCATACCGGGTTTCCTGCAGATCTTCGTGCCGAAGAGCATTTTCAGCGACTACGTCTACCAGCGCTTTTCGGAAGCCTTCTCATCACGGCGCGATGTGGCGGTGCAGGTCCGCAGCGAGACGGTCTTCGGTCTCAGGCGTGTTCGCGGCGGCCGTTTCGTGGTGGAGAGCGACGGGGCCGGCAATGCGCCATTTGATATGGTGGTGCTGGCAACGGGCTACGGCATTGCTGATCGGGAGGCGCAGGCCAGCGATCTCGTGACGATCCCGACCACCGTTCGTGCGCGCCGCCTTGTGTCGCGACCGCACACGATCCTGCTGGGAAGCGGCCTGCGCGTGGTCGATCGGCTGCTGCAGATGCGCGAAAACGGCTATACGGGGCAGATCACCATCGTTTCGCGGCGGGGCTTCCTGCCGCAGAGCCATACGCGCAACAATGCCGACCCGGTTTTCCCTGTAGATGAGATGCCAGATAAACTCAGCGAAATTGTTCGCTTCATTCGCCGCGCTTGCGAGGAGGCGGAGGCGAACGGGCAGAGCTGGCAGTCCGTCATGAATGGTTTGCGCAAGCATGCCCGATCGCTATGGCGATCCCTGCCGGCTGGTCAGAAGCAGCAGTTCAATCGTCATCTGCGGGCGCTCTACGACAGCCATCGTAACCGGTTGCCCGAAGCCCTGCATATTCGCCTCAATCAGGAGATGGCTGAGGGCAACACGCTTTTGCGGCGCGGTCACTTCATCCGGCGGACGCCGACAGGGCTGGTTTTGAGGCCCGCGGGACGGCAGGAGACCGAGCAGCTCTATGCCGATGACGTGATCGATTGTCGATGCCAGGCGCCCGATCTGAATGCGCCGTTGCTGCGCAGCCTTATCGACGCCGGCCTCGCAGTGCCGGACGAGCTCGGTCTTGGTCTCGCCGTCGACGCAGCGGGTGCACTCGAGGTCAATGGCCGTTCGACGGAGGGGCTTTTTGCCATCGGTCCTCTAGGGCTTGGAAGTCTCCCGGACATCGATCTCGTGCCTGAGATCGTGACGCAGGCCTATGCGGCCGCCGAAAGCGTGGCAGAACGTTTTCATCCGCAGTGCAAGGCGGTCTGA
- a CDS encoding SfnB family sulfur acquisition oxidoreductase has translation MGTVSQLHERVRPPAHRVQSEEEALDIARSLAAAFAQQASDRDINRILPYDEAEALSQSGLLGISVPSENGGIDISNSVLAEVIAILAEADPSIAQILQTHFHVLEAVRIGGGEDQRALLFDRAITGDRFGSIFSEAGASGADQHSWHMTSDGAGFRLNGRSRPSASILFSDWIALFAAAKRQGPMAAVVPRNAEGIQIIDDWDGFGQRTSGNGTVILHNVYLDADTLLLDREKLAEPTVIDCVNQLTRAAINLGIARSALAATMEFVRARSHPGESDGDEQAVNDPLIVTRIGEIAVRIEAATATMERAGGKIDAAQINLTEDHVIDAALSVAAAQTMTADIAMEAADTLFELAGTASAGIGLNLDRHWRNARIHTLHEPARQKYHIVGNYHLNGVKPLKSWLP, from the coding sequence ATGGGGACTGTTTCCCAATTGCATGAACGCGTCAGGCCGCCCGCCCATCGCGTTCAAAGCGAAGAAGAGGCGCTCGATATTGCGCGCTCGCTTGCGGCGGCCTTTGCACAGCAGGCGAGCGACCGCGATATCAACCGCATCCTGCCCTATGACGAGGCCGAGGCTCTATCCCAATCGGGGCTGCTTGGAATTTCCGTTCCTTCCGAAAATGGCGGCATCGACATTTCGAACAGCGTTCTCGCCGAAGTCATCGCCATCCTGGCGGAGGCCGATCCTTCCATCGCGCAGATATTGCAGACGCATTTTCACGTGCTGGAAGCGGTCAGAATCGGCGGCGGTGAGGACCAAAGGGCACTCCTTTTCGATCGCGCCATTACCGGCGATCGTTTCGGCAGCATCTTTTCCGAGGCGGGTGCGAGCGGCGCCGACCAGCATTCCTGGCATATGACATCAGACGGGGCCGGCTTCCGCCTCAACGGACGTAGCCGGCCGTCTGCCAGCATTCTCTTTTCAGACTGGATCGCGCTGTTCGCGGCAGCCAAACGCCAGGGACCGATGGCGGCCGTCGTGCCCAGAAATGCGGAAGGCATCCAAATCATCGACGATTGGGACGGCTTTGGTCAACGCACCTCCGGAAACGGCACGGTCATATTGCATAATGTCTATCTCGATGCCGACACCCTGCTCCTAGACCGAGAAAAGTTAGCCGAGCCGACGGTGATCGATTGCGTGAACCAACTCACGCGCGCTGCAATCAATCTCGGTATCGCCAGATCCGCACTGGCAGCGACTATGGAGTTCGTGCGGGCGCGCTCTCACCCCGGGGAAAGCGATGGGGATGAGCAAGCCGTCAATGATCCGCTGATCGTAACGAGAATCGGCGAAATTGCCGTCCGCATCGAAGCGGCAACGGCAACGATGGAACGGGCCGGCGGCAAGATCGACGCGGCGCAGATCAATCTCACGGAAGACCACGTCATAGATGCGGCGCTCTCCGTTGCGGCAGCCCAGACGATGACGGCGGATATTGCGATGGAGGCAGCCGATACGCTGTTCGAGCTTGCCGGCACGGCGTCGGCAGGCATCGGCCTGAACCTCGACCGCCATTGGCGCAACGCCCGCATCCATACGCTGCATGAACCGGCCCGCCAGAAATACCACATCGTCGGCAACTACCATCTCAACGGCGTGAAGCCGTTGAAGAGTTGGTTGCCTTGA
- a CDS encoding diguanylate cyclase, translating into MVLHAGNLGGGIGHRDGSQKILLVEDSRMFSAVLSHRFETELGLAVTHCSSLKVLNEVLAGADRSFTMAVIDLNLPDAAHGEALDVAVAHDIPTIVFTASFDLATRNRIMERNVVDYVLKDGEFALDNLVSSVRRAIANRSVRVMVVDDVPSARKMLTDLLHAQQFKVAEAGTGVEALAMLETFDDIEIVVTDYNMPDMNGHELTRRIRHRYGSDRMRIIGISSSNDRLLSATFLKAGASDFIYRPFVQEELQCRIALNVETLSQLKQLRAAAASDYLTGLYNRRYFYDHGPRLVNECLRRQRPSSVAILDIDHFKHLNDTYGHEIGDQVLKAVADRLHTLLEGTDNLLSRLGGEEFAILFAEMNSRAATELCDEVRLSLASLKVHADDEELSVTVSIGVAEIAGYESFDNYLNAADQFLYMAKHSGRNQVYSDFKMAQQAAQ; encoded by the coding sequence ATGGTACTGCATGCGGGAAACCTCGGCGGCGGCATCGGTCACCGCGACGGCAGCCAGAAAATACTTCTGGTTGAGGATTCGCGCATGTTTTCGGCGGTGCTATCGCATCGGTTCGAAACCGAACTCGGTCTTGCGGTAACCCATTGCTCTTCATTGAAAGTGCTGAACGAGGTGCTGGCAGGGGCGGATCGCAGCTTCACGATGGCGGTGATCGACCTGAACCTTCCGGACGCTGCCCATGGAGAAGCCCTGGATGTCGCCGTCGCCCATGACATTCCCACCATCGTTTTTACGGCATCTTTCGACTTAGCGACGCGCAATCGCATCATGGAGCGCAATGTCGTCGACTATGTGCTCAAAGATGGCGAGTTCGCCCTCGACAATCTTGTCTCCTCCGTCCGGCGCGCCATTGCCAATCGGTCTGTCCGCGTGATGGTCGTCGATGATGTGCCTTCGGCGCGGAAAATGCTGACGGACTTGCTGCACGCCCAGCAATTCAAGGTCGCTGAAGCCGGCACGGGTGTCGAAGCCCTGGCAATGCTCGAAACATTCGACGACATCGAAATCGTCGTCACCGACTATAATATGCCTGACATGAACGGGCATGAACTGACCCGCCGCATCCGCCACCGCTATGGCTCGGATCGGATGCGGATCATCGGCATTTCGTCTTCGAACGATCGTTTGCTGTCTGCGACATTCCTGAAGGCGGGCGCCAGCGATTTCATCTATCGGCCCTTCGTTCAGGAAGAGCTGCAATGCCGCATCGCATTGAATGTGGAGACGCTGTCGCAGTTGAAGCAATTGCGAGCGGCAGCGGCTAGCGACTATCTGACTGGGCTCTATAACAGGCGCTATTTCTATGATCATGGCCCGCGTCTGGTCAATGAATGCCTGCGTCGTCAGCGTCCGAGCTCCGTTGCCATTCTCGACATCGATCACTTCAAGCATCTGAACGATACTTATGGGCACGAGATCGGAGACCAAGTGCTGAAGGCCGTTGCCGACAGGCTTCACACGCTTCTGGAAGGCACGGATAATCTGCTCTCCCGCCTTGGGGGCGAAGAGTTTGCCATTCTTTTTGCGGAAATGAATTCGCGTGCGGCAACCGAGCTGTGCGACGAAGTCCGACTCAGCCTTGCGAGCCTGAAGGTTCATGCCGACGACGAAGAGCTTTCGGTGACTGTTTCCATAGGGGTTGCGGAAATTGCCGGCTACGAGTCCTTCGACAATTATCTCAATGCTGCCGACCAGTTTCTCTACATGGCGAAGCACAGTGGCCGAAACCAGGTCTATTCCGATTTCAAGATGGCCCAACAGGCGGCCCAGTAA
- a CDS encoding mechanosensitive ion channel family protein translates to MCNEELCLRPLKSRLFLLPLLLLGLAMFAIVGPLAGENAFAQDQQPAQTSQQTDQPPGQLANGLLDTAVTELGKAKKTYASLQEAAKQATADDETLVALSGQVDELNRTTAAISARLKPRTAEIDARLTQLGAAPKEGQPPEAPIVTQERDRLNAERSQISAVILDADNLTAESNRLSMQFMEMRRKLFAETLFKRTEVSTTTFDDAGAALVEEGIKFTAAVTSWIAFVLKAKLASLLAAVCLSIGAALLFLFGGYRLFRRYYLQDEAIENPPYISRLSVAFWSTLIRTLSLAAFLVTSFFFLSNFNVLRPDIAPILAAVFGFIGLVYFVGRLSNAVFAPFRPHWRLVKLSNKGAHSLTWCLQAMAVVNGLDYVFDRISESMGSPVVVTVAKSFLAALLIGLILIAASFGSPMLAKNGDPDAPGRHWPHGMAIILRALGILVIFTSFIGYVGLARFMATQMIVTSAVIATMYLGFQLGKAVSKQGVFAETIIGRFLENRLKLREVALDQAGLAAGLATYAVALLTGIPLILLSWGFHIQDLEAFAYRLFTEIKIGNMSISLLGIFVGILLFAGGYLVTRWFQRWLDSNVMARGQVDLGVRNSVRTGIGYLGIALAAIFAISAAGIDLSSLALVASALSVGIGFGLQNIVSNFVSGLILLVERPFKVGDWIVSGTSEGIVKRISVRATEIETFRKQSIIVPNSELINASLGNWTHRNRLGRSEIPVSVSYDADPRKVMDILLELVRSIPKVLRNPEPHVEFLRFGPSSLDFEMRFYLSDLSDGMEIRNNLRIEILKRFNEEGISIPYPHQELHIVRDGRRGRQLDATAEALTDSADGPEAGDAIQEASASSREDKVPEAKGASRRRGRTAAE, encoded by the coding sequence ATGTGCAACGAGGAGCTCTGCTTGCGCCCGCTGAAATCTCGTCTTTTTCTATTGCCTCTTTTGCTGCTGGGATTGGCTATGTTTGCCATCGTCGGTCCGCTGGCGGGCGAGAACGCCTTTGCGCAGGATCAGCAGCCGGCCCAGACATCGCAGCAAACGGATCAACCGCCCGGGCAGCTCGCCAATGGGCTGCTGGATACGGCCGTCACCGAACTCGGCAAGGCAAAGAAGACCTACGCATCGCTTCAGGAGGCGGCGAAGCAGGCAACAGCTGACGATGAGACGCTCGTAGCGCTCTCCGGCCAGGTTGACGAACTCAATCGCACCACTGCTGCTATTTCCGCGCGCCTGAAACCCCGTACCGCCGAGATCGATGCACGCCTGACGCAACTCGGCGCTGCCCCGAAGGAAGGCCAGCCGCCTGAGGCTCCGATCGTGACGCAGGAGCGCGACCGGCTCAATGCCGAACGCTCGCAGATCAGTGCCGTGATCCTCGATGCAGACAATCTGACCGCAGAAAGCAATCGGCTTTCGATGCAATTCATGGAGATGCGCCGAAAGTTGTTTGCCGAGACGCTATTCAAGCGGACGGAGGTTTCCACCACGACATTCGACGATGCAGGCGCGGCTTTGGTCGAGGAGGGCATCAAGTTTACTGCCGCGGTGACGAGCTGGATCGCCTTCGTGCTCAAGGCAAAGCTTGCCTCGCTTCTGGCTGCCGTCTGCCTGTCGATCGGCGCTGCGCTGCTATTTCTTTTTGGGGGTTATCGGCTGTTCCGCCGCTATTACCTGCAGGACGAGGCTATCGAGAATCCGCCCTATATCAGCCGACTCTCCGTCGCCTTCTGGTCGACGCTGATCCGCACGTTGTCGCTGGCAGCCTTTCTTGTCACATCCTTCTTCTTTCTCTCGAATTTCAATGTGCTGCGGCCCGACATCGCGCCGATACTGGCTGCGGTCTTCGGCTTTATCGGCCTCGTCTATTTTGTCGGTCGCCTCAGCAATGCCGTCTTCGCGCCATTCCGGCCGCATTGGCGCCTGGTCAAGCTGTCAAACAAGGGAGCGCATTCGCTCACCTGGTGTCTGCAGGCGATGGCCGTGGTCAACGGGCTGGATTATGTCTTCGACCGCATCAGCGAGTCCATGGGATCACCGGTCGTCGTTACCGTAGCGAAAAGCTTCCTGGCCGCACTTTTGATCGGCCTCATCCTGATTGCGGCATCCTTCGGCTCGCCGATGCTGGCCAAGAATGGCGATCCGGATGCGCCAGGCCGCCATTGGCCGCATGGCATGGCCATCATTCTTCGCGCTCTCGGCATATTGGTGATCTTCACCTCGTTCATCGGCTATGTGGGGCTTGCCCGCTTCATGGCAACGCAGATGATCGTGACGAGCGCTGTCATCGCAACCATGTATCTCGGTTTTCAGCTCGGCAAGGCCGTATCCAAGCAGGGCGTTTTTGCCGAAACCATTATCGGCCGCTTTCTGGAAAACCGCCTGAAGCTGCGTGAAGTGGCGCTCGATCAGGCAGGTCTCGCAGCCGGACTTGCGACCTACGCAGTCGCGCTGCTGACGGGAATTCCCCTGATTCTGCTCTCCTGGGGCTTCCACATTCAAGACCTGGAAGCCTTCGCCTACAGGCTCTTTACCGAGATCAAGATCGGTAACATGTCGATCTCGCTGCTCGGCATCTTTGTCGGTATCCTGCTGTTTGCGGGCGGCTATCTGGTGACGCGCTGGTTCCAGCGCTGGCTCGACAGCAATGTCATGGCGCGCGGGCAGGTAGATCTGGGTGTCCGCAATTCGGTGAGAACCGGCATCGGCTATCTGGGTATAGCATTGGCGGCGATCTTTGCCATTTCCGCTGCCGGCATCGATTTGTCCAGCTTGGCGCTCGTCGCCAGTGCCCTCTCGGTCGGTATCGGTTTCGGCCTGCAGAATATCGTGTCGAACTTCGTGTCGGGCCTGATCCTGCTGGTCGAGCGACCGTTCAAGGTTGGTGACTGGATCGTTTCGGGTACATCGGAAGGCATCGTCAAGCGCATCTCGGTGCGTGCGACCGAGATCGAGACCTTCCGCAAGCAGTCGATCATCGTGCCAAACTCCGAGCTCATCAATGCATCCCTCGGCAACTGGACGCATCGCAACAGGCTCGGCCGCTCCGAAATCCCCGTATCCGTCAGCTATGATGCCGATCCGCGCAAGGTGATGGATATTCTGCTGGAGCTGGTACGCTCGATCCCCAAGGTGCTCAGGAATCCGGAGCCGCATGTGGAGTTCCTGCGTTTCGGGCCGTCATCGCTCGATTTCGAGATGCGCTTCTATCTGTCCGATCTCTCCGACGGCATGGAGATCCGCAACAATCTGCGCATCGAAATCCTGAAGCGCTTCAACGAGGAGGGGATTTCAATTCCCTATCCACATCAGGAACTGCATATCGTTCGCGACGGTAGGAGGGGCAGGCAGCTGGATGCTACAGCCGAAGCACTGACGGATTCTGCCGACGGGCCCGAGGCCGGGGATGCCATTCAGGAGGCCTCTGCTTCGTCCCGCGAAGATAAAGTGCCGGAGGCAAAGGGGGCGAGCCGGCGTCGTGGCCGAACCGCAGCGGAGTAA
- a CDS encoding RrF2 family transcriptional regulator, with the protein MLTKKGKYGLKALVDLARLGPGETAFINDIALRNNIPKKFLDTILLELRNAGVLRSKKGPGGGYSLSRPASEIRIGHVIRTLDGPLAPIRCASRTAYEACDDCSDPERCQVRRSMTEVRDAIAEILDNMSLEQFVAGGADFDVPEREDRRASHTA; encoded by the coding sequence ATGCTTACGAAAAAAGGAAAGTACGGATTGAAGGCGCTGGTGGATCTCGCACGCCTCGGCCCGGGTGAAACCGCGTTCATCAACGATATCGCGTTACGCAACAATATTCCGAAGAAGTTTCTCGATACCATCCTGCTCGAATTGCGAAACGCGGGCGTGTTGCGTTCGAAGAAGGGGCCAGGCGGCGGTTATTCGCTGTCGCGTCCCGCATCGGAAATCCGCATCGGCCACGTCATCCGTACCTTGGACGGTCCGCTGGCTCCTATCCGCTGCGCCAGCCGCACGGCCTACGAAGCCTGCGACGACTGTTCCGATCCGGAGCGTTGTCAGGTACGGCGCTCGATGACGGAGGTGCGTGACGCGATTGCCGAGATTCTCGACAACATGTCGCTGGAACAATTCGTCGCCGGCGGCGCGGATTTCGACGTCCCGGAACGGGAAGATCGACGCGCTTCTCATACCGCCTGA
- a CDS encoding FAD/NAD(P)-binding protein — MILGSDHQPRDLPVVVIVGGGVSGTGVAFHLLQRQLLRTGQVFIFEPRERLGAGLAYDTQDVAHRINVPAARMSLLPDDIEHFQRWLLENNALADDDAAIAVDGSLFPRRSIFGSYINSMIRPFVESGRLRHVRQSVERIQRTGGRWAVTGAGGERVDADILVIATSHPSPLPPQVLRDALADHPRFVADPTRPDALSVVGAGDRVLVVGNGLTSADVIASLELRGHKGPVTAISRRGLRSRGHAAVKQEPFGDFADQPSKTAVDLLKSVRAAIRRAEGEGRSWHAVIDQVRTQGRQIWEAFPIEERRRLVRHLRPFWDVHRFRVAPQVEAVSERALANGRLEVLAASVAEVGVADDVIDCRLRLSRSERFVRRQFDAVVVTTGPGHRGILQSQPWIDELSKAGYLTLDPARLGFSCDTQSRALAADGTVIPSLFISGPLARGTFGELMGLPEVVEHAVLVADQVAGAIAGYMYEGGKAYLDSSAA, encoded by the coding sequence TTGATCCTTGGTTCTGACCATCAGCCGCGTGACCTGCCTGTTGTCGTTATCGTCGGCGGTGGCGTTTCCGGGACCGGGGTTGCGTTTCATCTGCTGCAGCGACAGTTGCTGCGGACTGGGCAGGTTTTCATATTCGAGCCGCGGGAGCGTTTGGGGGCAGGGCTCGCCTACGACACGCAGGATGTCGCCCATCGCATCAATGTGCCTGCGGCGAGGATGAGCCTGCTGCCCGATGATATCGAACATTTTCAGCGCTGGCTGCTGGAAAATAATGCGCTTGCCGATGATGATGCGGCGATTGCCGTCGATGGCAGTCTTTTTCCGCGACGCTCCATTTTCGGGAGCTATATCAACAGCATGATCCGTCCCTTCGTCGAAAGCGGGCGGCTGCGCCACGTCAGGCAAAGCGTCGAGCGGATCCAGAGGACGGGCGGCCGCTGGGCGGTGACCGGTGCTGGCGGAGAGCGCGTTGACGCCGATATTCTCGTCATCGCGACAAGCCATCCGTCGCCTTTGCCGCCGCAGGTGTTGCGGGATGCGCTTGCCGATCACCCACGCTTTGTTGCCGACCCAACGCGTCCTGATGCGCTTTCGGTCGTCGGCGCCGGAGATCGCGTCCTGGTGGTCGGCAACGGCCTGACCTCGGCCGACGTCATCGCCTCGCTCGAACTCAGGGGACATAAGGGGCCGGTCACCGCGATATCCCGACGCGGTCTGCGCTCGCGTGGCCATGCCGCGGTCAAGCAGGAGCCATTCGGCGATTTTGCTGATCAGCCCTCGAAAACCGCGGTTGATCTGCTGAAAAGCGTGCGAGCGGCTATTCGCAGGGCGGAAGGTGAAGGACGCAGCTGGCATGCGGTCATCGATCAGGTAAGGACGCAAGGGCGGCAAATCTGGGAGGCGTTTCCGATCGAGGAGCGGCGCCGGCTGGTTCGGCATTTGCGGCCGTTTTGGGATGTTCATCGTTTCCGTGTTGCGCCGCAGGTGGAAGCTGTCAGCGAACGGGCGCTTGCGAATGGCAGGCTTGAGGTGCTGGCGGCTTCGGTTGCCGAGGTTGGCGTTGCCGATGATGTCATCGATTGCCGGTTACGATTGAGCCGTTCCGAACGGTTCGTGAGAAGGCAGTTCGATGCGGTGGTCGTCACCACCGGTCCCGGACACCGAGGCATTCTGCAATCCCAACCCTGGATCGATGAGCTGTCGAAGGCCGGATATCTCACGTTGGACCCCGCCCGTTTGGGATTTTCCTGCGATACGCAATCACGCGCCTTGGCGGCCGACGGGACGGTGATACCATCTCTGTTTATCTCCGGGCCGCTCGCACGCGGAACCTTCGGCGAATTGATGGGATTGCCCGAGGTGGTGGAGCACGCCGTTCTCGTCGCCGACCAGGTGGCTGGCGCGATCGCCGGCTACATGTATGAGGGAGGGAAGGCATATCTGGACAGTAGTGCCGCGTGA
- a CDS encoding GlxA family transcriptional regulator — protein sequence MSKTPIKTRSLVFFLVPHFTMLPFSAAIETLRIANRMLGYPAYTWRLASTDGQKVYSSSGIGLEVNSSLTDERRYLGGENRPNMVLVCSGIYVEEFHNKSVNAWLRETYNRGVAVGSLCTGAHVLAQAGLLNGKRCAIHWENLPGFSETFPQAEVYADLYEVDSNLYTCAGGTASLDMMLNLIGQDFGENLVNRVCEQQLTDRVRSPHDRQRLPLRARLGVQNSKVLSIIELMESNLAEPLSLLEIADDAGLSRRQIERLFRQEMGRSPARYYLEIRLDRARHLLVQSSMPVVEVAVACGFVSASHFSKCYRELYNRSPQQERAERKLTMSTNRTGIVV from the coding sequence ATGAGCAAGACCCCGATCAAGACGCGCTCCCTGGTTTTCTTCCTTGTTCCGCATTTCACCATGCTGCCTTTTTCCGCCGCGATCGAGACGCTGCGGATTGCCAATCGTATGCTGGGCTACCCCGCCTACACATGGCGGCTCGCCTCGACGGACGGTCAGAAAGTCTATTCCTCCAGCGGCATCGGGCTGGAGGTCAATTCCTCCCTTACCGACGAGCGCCGCTATCTCGGCGGTGAGAACCGCCCGAACATGGTGCTGGTCTGTTCCGGCATCTATGTCGAAGAATTCCACAACAAGTCGGTCAATGCCTGGCTGCGCGAGACATACAATCGCGGCGTCGCCGTCGGCAGCCTCTGTACGGGCGCGCATGTGCTTGCCCAAGCAGGATTGCTGAACGGCAAGCGCTGTGCGATCCACTGGGAGAACCTGCCGGGCTTTTCGGAAACCTTCCCGCAGGCGGAAGTCTATGCCGATCTCTATGAGGTCGACAGCAACCTCTATACATGCGCCGGCGGCACCGCCTCGCTCGACATGATGCTCAATCTCATCGGTCAGGACTTTGGTGAGAACCTCGTCAACCGCGTGTGCGAACAGCAGCTGACCGATCGCGTCCGCAGTCCGCATGACCGCCAGCGCCTGCCGCTGCGCGCGCGTCTCGGCGTGCAGAACTCGAAGGTGTTGTCGATCATCGAGCTGATGGAAAGCAACCTCGCCGAGCCGCTGTCGCTGCTGGAAATCGCTGACGATGCCGGCCTGTCTCGTCGGCAGATCGAGCGCCTGTTCCGCCAGGAAATGGGCCGCTCGCCAGCCCGTTACTATCTTGAAATTCGCCTGGATCGCGCCCGGCATCTGCTGGTGCAATCCTCTATGCCGGTCGTTGAAGTGGCGGTCGCATGCGGCTTCGTATCGGCCTCGCACTTCTCCAAGTGTTACCGCGAACTCTATAATCGCTCGCCGCAGCAGGAGCGCGCAGAGCGCAAGCTGACGATGTCGACCAACCGCACCGGCATCGTCGTCTGA